The Pigmentiphaga aceris DNA segment GTCGGCTGGGCTTTTCTTCCTCGGCGTCGCTATCGGCCTGCAGGCCCGCATAAATCATGCGGATACCCAGCAGACCGAGCAGACAGAACGCAATCCAGTGATCCCAGGCCCTGACGTAAGCGGCTGCGGCCAAGCCCAATAACCAGCCGACGATGGGCGTCAGGGTTTCGATGGCACCAAAGATCAAACCGGTTCTAAGAGCTTCGCGCAGGCGAGGGCGGTGCAGCGCTGCACCTTTGCCAACGGCTGCGGCAAAGGCGTCCATCGACATGCCAAAGGCAAGCAGTGCAATGGTGGCGATATTCATGGAGTTCCAGGCCGGACGGACGTAGAGATACCTCACGCGGCCGACATGCGCGTTGACGTACCCTGGTCTCGCCAACCTGATATGGCTGCCCGCACCACGGTGCACGTGGTCACCGAGTATGTTGATACGGGCGCTTCCGGGGGATGGAAGCAGGCTACTCCCCAACAGACGGGCCGCACTGTATCACGAAGGTCTGGATGAATTTCGTGGTGTGGCGGGAATGCCGCAACGGCGATTGCTGACCGTGTGTTTTTGCGGATGCGTGACCGCACATTAACCGCTTGGGTGCTTTCAGTGCTTTCTGATGAATAGCTGAATATTAATTTCCAAACTTGGTTTGCTAACAATAAGCTGAATATGTAGATCTCGTGTTTTTGGTTTTCGTTTGTCACCTTGGCTGGTTTTAAGTATTCACTGACGGAACTTCCATTGCGCCGCAGCACTCACTGATGCATATGCGCAGATTTCCGATCTGCGCACGCTGCCCACTTTTGAAGAAGACCATGAGCGCCGATTGGAATATTCAGCTTGCTGCCAGTTTTATCTGGTTGGGAAAGGCATTTCTGATTACTTTGGTTTGTCTGGTGCCGGTGCTCTGGCTGGCCAGTCGATTCACCCGCTGGGGTAGACAATTCCGGCAACTGGCTTGGCCGTATCTGCGCCCCGGGCGCGGCTGGAAGCCACTGCTGACGATTGCGCTGATGCTATTGCTGGCCTTGTTCTCGGTCCGCATGAGTGTGCTGTTCTCGTTCTGGTACAACGGCTTCTACAGTGCATTGCAAGACCTGAACATCGGCACCTTCTGGTTCCTGCTTGGGGTATTCAGTGTGCTGGCGACCATTCACGTGGCGCTTGCGCTGCTGACCTATTACATCGGACAAGCTTTCGAGATTCGCTGGCGCAGCTGGTTGAATGATTGGCTGACGCAAGACTGGCTGGCTGGCGATGCCTATTATCGAACCCAGTTTCTTGATGTGGTGGTCGATAATCCCGATCAGCGTA contains these protein-coding regions:
- the mntP gene encoding manganese efflux pump MntP, which produces MNIATIALLAFGMSMDAFAAAVGKGAALHRPRLREALRTGLIFGAIETLTPIVGWLLGLAAAAYVRAWDHWIAFCLLGLLGIRMIYAGLQADSDAEEEKPSRHGFWLLAITGLATSIDAMAVGVGLAFLDVEILPVALAIGCTTTIMVTLGVMLGRVLGKLAGSRAEIVGGILLIVIGSLILWEHLHEV